One Bos taurus isolate L1 Dominette 01449 registration number 42190680 breed Hereford chromosome 25, ARS-UCD2.0, whole genome shotgun sequence genomic window carries:
- the RHBDD2 gene encoding rhomboid domain-containing protein 2 isoform X1, whose protein sequence is MLGVNCVRSRMRRALVFGVVVPSLLVPWLLLCASWLIPQTSFLSNVCGLGIGLAYGLTYCFSFDVPEQVAVKLDQKFPFSLMRRISMFKYISGSSAERRAAQSRKPNPVPGSYPTQSGHPHLTPNHPAAQMQHASSQKLAAWPSCAPGHMPSLPPYQPASGLCYVQNHFGTTPNSSGVYPASAGASLGVQPPAPLNCPGTVYSGALATPAAAGSKECSRVLMS, encoded by the exons ATGCTGGGAGTCAACTGCGTCCGCTCTAGGATGAGGCGGGCCCTGGTGTTCGGCGTGGTGGTGCCCTCGCTGCTGGTGCCGTGGCTCCTGCTCTGTGCCTCCTGGCTCATTCCCCAGACCTCTTTCCTCAGTAACGTCTGTGGCCTGGGAATCGGGCTAGCAT ACGGCCTCACCTACTGCTTCTCCTTTGACGTCCCAGAGCAAGTCGCCGTGAAGCTCGACCAGAAGTTCCCCTTCAGCCTGATGAGGAGGATTTCCATGTTCAAGTACATCTCCGGCTCTTCAGCCGAAAGGAGGGCAGCCCAAAGCCGGAA GCCGAACCCTGTGCCTGGCTCCTACCCCACGCAGAGCGGCCACCCTCACCTGACCCCAAACCACCCTGCCGCCCAGATGCAGCACGCCAGTAGCCAGAAACTGGCGGCCTGGCCATCGTGCGCTCCTGGGCACATGCCCAGCCTGCCTCCGTACCAGCCTGCCTCCGGCTTGTGCTACGTGCAGAATCATTTTGGCACAACCCCCAACTCCTCGGGTGTCTACCCAGCTTCCGCGGGTGCCTCCCTGGGAgtccagccccccgcccccctcaaCTGCCCCGGCACCGTGTATTCCGGGGCCCTGGCCACTCCCGCAGCCGCAGGCTCCAAGGAGTGCTCAAGGGTCCTGATGTCCTGA